The Chryseobacterium geocarposphaerae genome has a window encoding:
- a CDS encoding OmpH family outer membrane protein, with amino-acid sequence MKKLSVLFAAIMMIVSVGMAKAQKSATLNVAAVLNAMPEKTKADADLKAFIDSKQAEIKKKGDAGQLKVKQYTEEAPKKTAEENKAREAELQKLQEEIAQMQDKAMKDSQAKQDALYAPIETKLNAAIEKVAKANTIDFVLDANSSALIYKNGPDITADVKKELGLK; translated from the coding sequence AATTAAGTGTATTATTTGCAGCAATAATGATGATTGTGTCTGTAGGTATGGCAAAAGCTCAAAAATCGGCTACTTTAAACGTTGCGGCTGTTCTTAATGCGATGCCTGAAAAAACTAAAGCAGATGCTGATCTGAAAGCATTCATCGATAGCAAGCAAGCTGAGATTAAAAAGAAAGGAGATGCTGGTCAATTAAAAGTAAAGCAATATACTGAAGAAGCTCCTAAGAAAACTGCTGAAGAAAATAAAGCAAGAGAGGCAGAATTACAAAAACTTCAGGAAGAAATTGCTCAGATGCAGGATAAAGCAATGAAAGATAGCCAGGCTAAACAAGATGCTTTATATGCTCCTATTGAAACAAAACTAAATGCTGCCATTGAAAAAGTAGCAAAAGCAAACACAATTGACTTTGTATTAGATGCTAATTCATCTGCTCTTATTTACAAAAACGGACCAGACATCACTGCAGATGTGAAAAAAGAATTAGGTCTTAAATAA